One Lytechinus pictus isolate F3 Inbred chromosome 12, Lp3.0, whole genome shotgun sequence genomic region harbors:
- the LOC129273244 gene encoding docking protein 2-like produces MDGTLWRYQKVTIASKKWVKNTAKLSWATSQVNYGTLTLTDREKKVQIKLSNTSKFETMPAQYKNRDHTFEVTCMEEKVHLLAAEDEDRLFQWVSKMHDVAGLRKDHLFGGGGGGGGGGCGGGKSENQGVLEVESELQDNLLYDSYDNKTFPVAIKSYNFTEPITLGGTYNLQLDSMKLSLIEASTGKNILSWPYRYLRRYGRETNSFSMEVGRRCTSGEGLIRFNVEDGNKVFAAIQEFVSAMTGRNFSSSSTPTTPTTAPQAPPSFTPAPTEPKAPVANQIVKTQGVKVLPTPRDRTHSAGSRNIAPKPANRTKYSNRGAQSVDDVSRSEPIDQCYSSVSDEAIDLAKKLPSPKTRKGPPIDFEPEQHYDVASEPTPKQWPQMQRRQTANGESNGTKAIPTSRVSHSSGDKSSSKVDTLNNEMSGVVIDDNADPGLYSTLETPPGMDGAAAADASQVYSEASDHDHIYDHLARQKLGNSSAAPRLPPPNTKPAAVSKASAASAAKSAPQEEDDMLYDHLNRGQTGSAQPGNSPVGAVPEDAYDILSLDAPSGSPTESGYLVGTYPSSTVPEESEYAEANDANFNYDENLYEVA; encoded by the exons GTCACAATAGCCTCGAAGAAATGGGTGAAAAACACAGCCAAACTGTCATGGGCAACGTCCCAAGTCAACTATGGTACGCTGACCCTTACGGATAGAGAAAAGAAGGTACAAATTAAGCTGAGCAACACATCCAAGTTTGAGACAATGCCTGCTCAGTACAAAAACCGGGACCACACTTTCGAGGTGACATGCATGGAAGAGAAGGTGCACCTGCTGGCAGCGGAAGATGAGGATCGTTTATTCCAGTGGGTCAGCAAGATGCACGATGTAGCAGGCTTGAGGAAAGACCACCTTTTTGGAGGAGgcgggggaggaggaggagggggctGTGGAGGCGGAAAATCAGAAAACCAAGGAGTATTAGAAGTGGAGTCGGAGCTGCAGGACAATCTTTTGTATGATTCTTATGATA ATAAAACCTTTCCAGTAGCAATCAAATCCTACAATTTCACGGAACCGATAACTCTCGGAGGAACTTACAACCTGCAGCTAGATTCTATGAAACTGTCCTTGATAGAAGCTTCCACTGGGAAAAACATCTTGTCATGGCCGTACAGATACCTTAGGCGGTATGGACGAGAAACAAACTCATTCTCAATGGAAGTCGGTAGGAGATGTACCTCAGGGGAGGGTTTGATTCGGTTCAATGTCGAGGATGGAAACAAAGTGTTTGCTGCCATTCAGGAGTTTGTTTCCGCAATGACTGGTAGGAATTTTTCTTCATCAAGCACACCAACTACACCCACAACTGCTCCTCAAGCTCCACCTTCCTTTACTCCAGCTCCAACCGAGCCCAAAGCACCAGTAGCAAACCAAATTGTAAAGACCCAGGGGGTAAAAGTTTTACCAACACCACGTGACAGAACACACTCTGCAGGGTCCCGTAACATAGCTCCAAAGCCTGCTAACCGTACAAAATATTCCAATCGCGGTGCGCAGTCAGTGGACGATGTCAGCAGGAGCGAACCCATCGATCAGTGCTACTCCTCGGTTTCTGATGAAGCAATTGATCTTGCGAAGAAGCTACCGTCTCCCAAAACACGGAAAGGTCCTCCAATAGACTTTGAACCAGAACAGCATTACGACGTGGCTTCTGAACCTACGCCAAAGCAGTGGCCTCAGATGCAGAGAAGACAGACTGCAAATGGCGAGAGCAATGGGACCAAAGCTATTCCAACATCTAGGGTCTCTCACAGTTCTGGGGATAAGTCTTCCTCCAAAGTAGACACTTTGAACAATGAAATGTCAGGTGTGGTCATAGACGATAATGCAGACCCAGGTTTATATTCTACCTTGGAAACGCCCCCAGGAATGGAtggagcagcagcagcagatGCTTCACAGGTTTACTCAGAAGCAAGTGACCATGACCACATTTACGACCACCTTGCGCGACAGAAGCTTGGAAATTCTTCCGCTGCCCCACGTCTTCCTCCCCCAAACACCAAACCTGCTGCCGTGTCTAAAGCTTCCGCTGCATCTGCAGCAAAATCAGCTCCACAAGAAGAAGATGACATGCTGTATGACCACCTCAATCGTGGCCAAACTGGAAGCGCTCAGCCTGGCAACAGTCCTGTAGGAGCAGTTCCTGAGGATGCTTATGATATTTTGAGCCTGGATGCCCCTTCCGGTTCACCCACAGAGAGTGGCTACCTAGTCGGTACATACCCGTCCTCAACGGTTCCAGAGGAGTCGGAATATGCAGAGGCAAATGATGCAAATTTTAATTATGATGAAAACCTGTACGAAGTTGCCTGA